A single Bifidobacterium scardovii JCM 12489 = DSM 13734 DNA region contains:
- a CDS encoding DUF2469 domain-containing protein: MSAEDLDDYETDAELALYKEYRDVIKLFTYVVETERRFYLANKVDFNVRSAGQDVYFDVQLTDAWVWDVYRPSRFVKNVRIVTFKDVNVEEVQKSDIDIPDDIH, translated from the coding sequence ATGAGCGCTGAAGATCTCGACGATTATGAAACCGACGCGGAACTCGCCCTGTATAAGGAGTACCGCGACGTCATCAAGCTGTTCACCTACGTGGTGGAGACCGAGCGACGGTTCTATCTGGCGAACAAGGTGGATTTCAATGTGCGATCCGCCGGGCAGGATGTGTATTTCGACGTGCAGCTGACCGATGCGTGGGTGTGGGACGTGTACCGGCCCAGCCGTTTCGTCAAGAACGTGCGCATCGTGACGTTCAAGGACGTGAACGTCGAGGAAGTGCAGAAGAGCGACATCGACATCCCCGACGACATCCACTAA
- a CDS encoding GNAT family N-acetyltransferase, producing the protein MSENAEPPLDQDVSRELPSRITIPPIKGEMVHLRPATIEDLPRLDELDAYYNASGITGKDRQAERAVVHAWVRRSVAWSHGQAASESGVGDPESRRTIAWAMLTDADHDADGATDAPATDNVIGMVFLIDVDGWARSARIQVLLGKDYRGRGYSRDAMPRVMTYGFAPEPAGLGMHRIWVAVPEKNTRSLSVYQSLGFMPSGTSRDALWDAENGKYQDLIVMDTLVDEYDPIRSLDAFGMHVIEDNPGVQEALSAREHSVAIRQKRRAEDADASSDGSRAVQSGPSSEEARRDAFARIGVDPGAARAESDDAMARTDRAAKGGAKAAKGVQSDTDDGPANWPYGQNERKPSKDAWWRNLGRGRKRDTESE; encoded by the coding sequence ATGTCTGAAAACGCCGAACCGCCGCTTGATCAGGATGTCTCGCGTGAACTGCCTTCGCGGATCACCATTCCCCCCATCAAGGGAGAGATGGTGCACCTGCGCCCGGCGACCATCGAGGACCTTCCCCGGCTGGACGAGTTGGATGCGTATTACAACGCATCGGGCATCACGGGCAAGGACAGGCAGGCCGAGCGGGCCGTCGTCCATGCATGGGTGCGTCGTTCCGTCGCATGGTCCCATGGCCAGGCCGCGTCCGAATCCGGGGTCGGGGACCCCGAATCCCGGCGCACGATCGCATGGGCCATGCTTACGGACGCCGACCATGACGCCGACGGCGCCACCGACGCCCCGGCCACGGACAACGTCATCGGCATGGTGTTCCTGATCGACGTTGACGGCTGGGCGCGATCCGCCCGCATCCAGGTGCTACTCGGCAAGGACTACCGCGGCCGCGGCTATTCGCGCGATGCGATGCCCCGCGTGATGACCTACGGGTTCGCCCCCGAGCCCGCCGGGCTCGGCATGCACCGCATCTGGGTCGCCGTGCCCGAGAAGAACACGCGCTCGCTGTCCGTCTACCAGTCGCTCGGGTTCATGCCGTCCGGCACCTCGCGCGACGCCCTGTGGGATGCGGAGAACGGCAAGTACCAGGATCTCATCGTCATGGACACGCTGGTCGACGAGTACGATCCGATCCGTTCGCTCGATGCCTTCGGCATGCATGTGATCGAGGACAATCCGGGCGTGCAGGAGGCGCTGAGCGCGCGCGAGCATTCGGTGGCCATCCGGCAGAAGCGCCGCGCCGAGGATGCCGATGCGTCCTCGGATGGGTCCCGGGCCGTGCAGTCCGGGCCGTCGTCCGAGGAGGCGCGCCGCGATGCGTTCGCGCGTATCGGAGTCGATCCGGGAGCCGCGAGGGCGGAGTCGGACGATGCCATGGCCCGGACGGACCGGGCCGCGAAGGGCGGAGCCAAGGCCGCGAAGGGGGTGCAGTCCGATACGGACGACGGCCCGGCCAACTGGCCGTATGGGCAGAACGAACGAAAGCCGTCCAAGGATGCGTGGTGGCGCAATCTTGGGCGTGGACGCAAGCGTGACACGGAAAGCGAATAA